Proteins encoded together in one Candidatus Neomarinimicrobiota bacterium window:
- a CDS encoding protein kinase: protein MIGKTISHFKILKKLGEGGMGVVYKAEDTKLDRHVALKFLPSHLTDSEEEKQRFIHEAKSASALEHPSITTIYEIDEVEGQTFIAMECVEGETLKDKVEKGPLKTKEFLNIAIAVADGLNAAHEHDIVHRDIKSENIMIPKTGTVKIMDFGLAKRKGVTRVTKEGSTLGTLAYMSPEQAEGLEVDRRSDLYSFGVVMYEMATGQLPFKGEHDAAILYAIVNEAPLPVSTMNPNIPKKLEEFIHKALEKEVEDRYQHADELLADLNRLKKEIETKRTAITETPLPITKEPGKTRVWRRSLKTHRWMVVFGIILVALVTTIFLYRNGESLSVTEDVRETGMGEKSIAVLPFTNFSDSKEDEFFSDGITEDIITQISKIGDLKVIARTSVVQYKNTQTRIRDIGKELGVATVLEGSVRRSGRRIRIVGQLIDVNTEENLWAETYDRDLSDIFAIQSDVARKIALALKATLTPEEKKNIERQPTKNMEAYDYFLRGNDYSDRSLVEGDRRIAVQMYEKAIELDPKFALAYAKLSRGHAAMYWFHYDRTDERLVKAKSAANKSLELEPDLPEAHIALGYYYYWGFLDYGNALEQFDIAQKSQPNNSDLWASIGYVKRRQGEFEKALINLKKAIELDPRSSGIAFHLAETFFLMRDYSKAEPYLDRAISLAPDISWPYANKAWLYVSWQGSTERAREVLEEALEKVDREELVYDWVWLDLFDGDYEAALERLSLGSLETYEDQFDFIPKSLLYAQIYGFINQRELEQIYYDSARVILERNLQEQPGDARFHSSLGIAYAGLGRKNEAIREGKLAVELLPVSKEAWKGVVRLEDLAQIYAMVGQYNDAIDQLEFLLSVPGTISISLLRVNPIWDPLRDHPRFQKLIKKKA from the coding sequence ATGATCGGCAAAACAATATCCCACTTTAAAATCCTCAAAAAGCTTGGTGAGGGCGGTATGGGTGTAGTGTATAAAGCTGAAGACACCAAGCTTGACCGTCATGTTGCATTAAAGTTCCTCCCATCTCACCTCACTGATAGCGAAGAAGAAAAACAACGGTTCATCCACGAAGCCAAATCAGCATCGGCTCTGGAGCATCCAAGTATCACAACAATCTATGAGATTGATGAAGTGGAAGGTCAGACTTTCATAGCCATGGAATGCGTTGAGGGTGAGACATTGAAAGACAAAGTGGAGAAAGGGCCACTGAAGACAAAGGAGTTTTTGAACATCGCCATTGCTGTAGCAGATGGACTCAATGCAGCACACGAGCATGATATTGTACATCGGGATATCAAGTCTGAGAACATCATGATTCCTAAGACAGGGACTGTGAAGATCATGGATTTTGGGCTGGCGAAGCGGAAAGGAGTGACGAGGGTTACTAAGGAGGGAAGTACCCTGGGTACTTTGGCGTATATGTCACCTGAACAGGCAGAGGGATTAGAGGTAGATCGAAGGAGTGATCTCTATTCTTTTGGTGTAGTGATGTATGAGATGGCGACCGGTCAATTACCTTTCAAAGGGGAGCACGATGCCGCGATTCTTTACGCCATTGTAAATGAGGCTCCCCTTCCCGTCAGTACGATGAATCCCAATATTCCAAAGAAACTTGAAGAGTTCATTCATAAGGCTTTGGAGAAAGAGGTAGAAGATCGTTATCAACATGCGGATGAACTTCTGGCAGATTTGAATAGGTTGAAGAAGGAAATTGAAACAAAACGGACAGCTATTACTGAAACTCCTCTTCCAATTACAAAAGAACCAGGCAAAACGCGAGTATGGCGTCGATCCCTGAAAACTCATCGTTGGATGGTGGTCTTCGGAATCATCTTAGTAGCATTGGTAACTACCATATTTTTATACCGCAATGGTGAATCCCTTTCTGTCACCGAGGATGTTAGGGAAACCGGAATGGGAGAAAAGTCCATTGCCGTTCTTCCATTCACCAACTTCAGTGATAGCAAGGAAGATGAGTTTTTCAGTGATGGGATTACCGAAGACATCATCACACAAATATCTAAGATTGGGGACTTAAAAGTTATCGCACGAACCTCCGTGGTGCAGTACAAAAATACTCAAACAAGGATCCGTGACATTGGGAAAGAACTTGGTGTCGCAACAGTACTGGAAGGAAGTGTACGGAGGTCAGGTCGACGAATCCGAATCGTTGGCCAGCTAATTGATGTGAATACGGAAGAAAACCTCTGGGCAGAAACGTATGACAGGGATTTAAGCGATATCTTTGCGATTCAGAGTGACGTGGCACGGAAGATTGCTCTGGCCTTAAAGGCAACCCTTACACCGGAAGAGAAGAAGAATATTGAGCGGCAACCTACGAAAAACATGGAAGCCTACGACTACTTCCTGCGGGGCAACGACTATTCCGATCGGAGTCTAGTCGAAGGAGATAGGCGGATTGCTGTACAAATGTATGAAAAAGCGATCGAGTTAGATCCCAAGTTTGCACTGGCCTACGCGAAACTCTCTCGTGGGCACGCCGCAATGTATTGGTTTCACTATGACCGGACGGACGAGCGCTTGGTGAAGGCGAAGAGCGCAGCGAACAAGTCCTTGGAGCTTGAGCCTGATCTCCCCGAAGCGCATATTGCGCTGGGTTATTACTACTACTGGGGGTTCTTGGATTATGGTAACGCCCTGGAGCAGTTCGATATTGCCCAGAAAAGTCAACCAAACAACAGTGACCTATGGGCAAGTATCGGTTATGTAAAAAGGCGTCAGGGCGAGTTCGAAAAGGCATTGATTAACTTAAAGAAGGCTATAGAACTTGATCCACGCTCTTCAGGAATAGCCTTTCATTTAGCAGAAACTTTCTTCCTCATGCGGGATTACTCGAAAGCGGAGCCTTACCTTGACCGCGCTATCTCGTTGGCACCTGATATTTCTTGGCCGTACGCGAATAAGGCTTGGCTATACGTAAGTTGGCAAGGAAGTACCGAAAGAGCTCGGGAGGTTCTTGAGGAAGCGTTGGAAAAAGTGGACCGAGAAGAGCTTGTCTACGATTGGGTGTGGCTGGATCTGTTTGATGGAGACTACGAAGCGGCGTTGGAGCGACTCTCCTTGGGATCTTTAGAGACCTATGAAGATCAATTTGACTTTATCCCAAAGTCCTTACTATATGCTCAAATCTATGGTTTCATCAACCAACGGGAGTTGGAGCAAATCTATTACGACTCCGCTCGAGTCATATTGGAGAGAAATCTCCAGGAGCAGCCCGGAGATGCGCGATTCCACAGTTCTCTCGGCATCGCTTATGCTGGCCTTGGCCGCAAGAACGAGGCGATCCGGGAAGGAAAGCTGGCGGTGGAGTTGCTTCCCGTTTCCAAGGAAGCCTGGAAAGGGGTTGTTCGACTCGAGGACTTGGCTCAAATATACGCGATGGTTGGACAATACAATGATGCTATCGACCAGCTCGAGTTCCTACTGTCCGTCCCTGGAACGATTTCGATATCTTTGCTTCGCGTCAATCCAATCTGGGATCCCCTTCGTGATCATCCGCGGTTTCAGAAGCTGATAAAGAAGAAAGCCTAA
- a CDS encoding protein kinase produces MLSMILQKNGGQVGQTISHYKVLEKLGEGGMGIVYKAEDTKLKRTVALKFLPHHLLANEEDKTRFLHEAQAASSLSHPNIMTIHEIDEVEDPDTAGRQTFIAMEYVEGETLKDKVEKGPLKTKELLKIAIAVADGLNAAHRKDIVHRDIKSENIMISTEGLVKIMDFGLARRKGETRITKTGSTMGTLAYMSPEQVQGLEVDHRSDLWSFGVVLHEMLTGELPFRGEHEAAVIYEIVNQDPRPVEVLRQDRLKELASIVHHLLTKEPSERLGSAQELVTKLNKITPQAVKASPLSRGKEKSIAVLYFENMSSDKESDYFCSGMTEDIITDLSKIKMLKVVSRTDVLPFRDKQISTRRIGEALNVNYILEGSMRKAGERIRITSQLIDVRSGFHVWAERFDRKLENIFDLQSEVSQKIVEAFPITLSTSEREALEKRPTENLEAYDYYLRGKEFSLRRSRRDNQYTIDMFKKALTIDPDFSLAYTGLAEAYAYRYLWWDSDSSLANKAIEASQKAVQLNPALPEAHFALGLASQIENHFDEAKREYHTAIALKSDFYDAYRWLGHAYDILGNLNEAEECYRKAIKIKPYSEEPVMFLEMNRRKAGDLEESKRLQQELGELIKRKLDLNPDDTITLSRAPSAYLNLGMKEEVLKAIKRILEIDPNDGLFLFNIACAYAKMGDKKRGLRYLKRAFKSGWRVREWAQSDPDLDTLREEEEFQSLVEQMH; encoded by the coding sequence ATGTTGTCTATGATCCTCCAAAAGAACGGCGGACAAGTCGGCCAAACCATTTCCCACTATAAAGTCCTCGAAAAGCTTGGCGAAGGCGGTATGGGTATCGTCTATAAAGCCGAGGACACCAAACTCAAACGAACCGTCGCCCTTAAGTTCTTGCCCCACCATCTTCTGGCTAATGAAGAGGACAAGACCCGGTTCCTCCACGAAGCGCAAGCTGCCTCATCTCTGAGCCATCCCAATATCATGACTATCCATGAGATTGATGAGGTAGAGGATCCCGACACGGCGGGCAGGCAAACATTCATCGCCATGGAGTACGTGGAAGGTGAGACGCTCAAGGACAAGGTGGAAAAGGGACCCCTGAAAACCAAAGAACTTCTGAAAATTGCCATTGCCGTAGCGGATGGGCTCAATGCAGCTCACCGGAAGGATATCGTCCACCGCGATATTAAGTCCGAGAACATCATGATTTCCACCGAAGGACTGGTAAAGATCATGGACTTCGGCTTGGCCAGGAGGAAAGGGGAAACAAGAATTACCAAGACAGGGAGCACGATGGGGACTCTCGCGTACATGTCGCCGGAGCAGGTGCAAGGACTTGAAGTAGATCATCGATCAGATCTCTGGTCCTTTGGGGTCGTGTTACATGAAATGTTGACGGGGGAGCTGCCGTTTCGCGGTGAGCACGAAGCAGCCGTTATTTATGAGATTGTCAACCAAGATCCTAGGCCGGTAGAGGTCCTCCGACAAGATCGCCTGAAAGAGCTTGCATCAATTGTTCATCACCTCTTGACGAAGGAGCCGTCTGAGCGTTTAGGGTCTGCACAGGAGCTCGTAACAAAACTAAACAAGATTACTCCTCAGGCAGTAAAAGCCTCTCCATTGTCCCGGGGAAAGGAGAAGTCCATTGCAGTTCTCTATTTTGAGAATATGAGTTCAGATAAAGAGAGTGATTATTTTTGCTCCGGTATGACTGAAGATATTATCACTGACCTTTCGAAGATCAAGATGTTGAAAGTGGTCTCTCGAACGGACGTGCTTCCATTCCGCGACAAACAGATAAGTACCCGCCGGATTGGTGAAGCACTGAATGTGAACTACATTTTAGAGGGCAGCATGCGGAAGGCCGGAGAAAGAATCCGCATTACCTCTCAACTTATCGATGTGCGAAGTGGTTTTCACGTCTGGGCAGAGCGGTTTGACCGGAAATTGGAAAACATTTTTGATCTCCAGAGCGAAGTATCCCAGAAGATTGTGGAAGCATTTCCAATAACGCTCAGTACAAGTGAAAGGGAGGCACTCGAGAAAAGACCGACTGAAAATCTTGAGGCCTACGATTATTATCTCCGGGGAAAAGAATTTTCCTTGCGACGTTCGAGACGTGATAATCAGTATACGATCGACATGTTCAAGAAAGCACTTACAATAGACCCTGATTTTTCTCTTGCCTACACGGGACTTGCGGAAGCCTATGCCTATAGGTACCTGTGGTGGGATTCTGACTCCTCGCTTGCAAATAAAGCAATCGAGGCAAGTCAAAAAGCTGTCCAGCTCAATCCGGCTCTTCCGGAAGCACACTTCGCGCTGGGACTTGCGTCCCAGATTGAAAACCACTTTGATGAGGCAAAGCGTGAATATCACACTGCCATCGCCCTCAAATCGGACTTCTACGACGCATATCGATGGCTGGGACATGCGTACGACATATTGGGCAATTTGAACGAAGCAGAGGAGTGTTATCGCAAGGCGATAAAAATCAAGCCCTACAGCGAGGAGCCAGTGATGTTCTTGGAGATGAATCGCCGTAAAGCGGGTGACCTGGAAGAGTCAAAAAGACTTCAGCAAGAACTAGGGGAGCTGATAAAGAGGAAGCTCGACCTCAATCCTGACGACACGATTACTCTAAGCCGAGCACCATCTGCCTATTTGAATTTGGGGATGAAGGAGGAGGTTCTCAAAGCGATTAAGCGCATTCTGGAAATCGATCCGAACGATGGACTATTCCTTTTCAACATTGCTTGTGCATATGCAAAAATGGGAGACAAAAAGCGGGGGCTTCGTTACCTAAAAAGGGCGTTCAAGAGTGGCTGGCGTGTGCGAGAATGGGCACAGAGCGACCCAGACCTCGACACCCTCCGGGAGGAGGAGGAGTTTCAATCTTTAGTCGAACAGATGCATTAG